A stretch of Canis lupus baileyi chromosome 7, mCanLup2.hap1, whole genome shotgun sequence DNA encodes these proteins:
- the PHF3 gene encoding PHD finger protein 3 isoform X4 yields MVGCGRCDDWFHGDCVGLSLCQAQQMGEEDKEYVCVKCCAEEDKKTEIVDSDILENQAKVEVQSEDRTMEYEKLGLSKHTPTNDKTKYIEDTVKHKVKILKREPGEGKNSADCRDSEIKKWQLAPLRKMGQPVLPRRSSEEKSEKIPKETTTVICTGEKGSKPGAHEKQEIKKKKSEKGIPNVHVPTTSTSKPSADQIRQSVRHSLKDILMRRLTESNLKVPEEKAAKVATKIEKELFSFFRDTDAKYKNKYRSLMFNLKDPKNNILFKKVLKGEVTPDHLIRMSPEELASKELAAWRRRENRHTIEMIEKEQREVERRPITKITHKGEIEIESDAPMKEQEAAMEIQEPTSNKSLEKTEGTEKQKEEIDSMSKDTTSQHRQHLFDLNCKICIGRMAPPVDDLSPKKVKVVVGVSRKHSDNEAESIADALSSTSNILASEFFEEEKQESPKSTFSPAPRPEMPGTVEVESTFLARLNFIWKGFINMPSVAKFVTKAYPVSGSPDYLTEDLPDSIQVGGRISPQTVWDYVEKIKASGTKEICVVRFTPVTEEDQISYTLLFAYFSSRKRYGVAANNMKQVKDMYLIPLGAADKIPHPLVPFDGPGLELHRPNLLLGLIIRQKLKRQHSASASTSHTVETSESVPMTLPPDKKSKIDVSTEETPEEENDFFNSFTTVLHKQRNKPQQTLQEDLPTVIEPLVEVTKQEPPKPLRFLPGVLIGWENQPSTLELANKPLPVDDILQSLLGTTGQVYEQAQSVIEQNTLKEIPFINEQADPKAEKIDKVEITDGETKEVKLKVDDLSESAGNSVVGGEETSVMGSSSISPGPLTSLSLRGKPPDVSTEAFLTNLSIQSKQEETVENKERTLKRQLLQDQENNLQDNRTSSTSSPCRSNVGKGNVDSNVSCSENLVANTTRSPQFINLKRDPRQAAGRSQQITASESKDGDNCRNGEKHTLSGLSHNKEHLTEQISVEEKLASVEKNSCVQQGNSSAVAQNSPSVENIHASQTEQAKPLQEDILMQNIETVHPFRRGSTATSSHFEVGNTCQSEFPSKSINFTSRSTSPRTSANFSPMRPQQPNLQHLKSSPPGFPFPGPPNFPPQNMFGFPPHLPPPLLPPPGFGFAQNPMVPWPPVVHLTGQPQRMMGPLSQTSRYIGPQNFYQVKDIRRPERRHSDPWGRPDQQQLDRPFNRGKGDRQRFYSDSHHLKRERHEKEWEQESERHRRRDRTQDKDRDRKSREEGHKDKERARLSHGDRGADGKASRDSRNADKKPDKPKSEDHEKDKEREKSKHREGEKDRDRYHKDRDHIDRAKSKR; encoded by the exons ATGGTTGGCTGTGGGAGATGTGATGACTGGTTTCATGGTGATTGTGTTGGTTTAAGTCTTTGTCAAGCACAACAAATGGGAGAAGAAGACAAAGAATACGTGTGTGTGAAATGTTGTGCTGAGGAagataaaaagactgaaatagtAGATTCAGATATTTTGGAAAACCAGGCTAAAGTTGAAGTCCAGAGTGAAGATAGAACAATGGAATATGAAAAGCTTGGATTATCAAAGCACACACCGACAAACGACAAAACCAAATATATAGAAGACACAGTGAAGCACAAGGTCAAAATTTTAAAACGG GAACCTGGTGAAGGCAAAAACTCAGCAGACTGTAGagacagtgaaataaaaaaatggcaGCTAGCTCCTCTTCGAAAGATGGGACAACCAGTTTTACCTCGGAGATcctcagaagaaaaaagtgaaaaaataccaAAAGAGACTACAACTGTTATTTGCACAGGAGAAAAAGGCTCCAAGCCAG GGGCTCATGAGAAGcaagagataaaaaagaagaaaagtgaaaagggAATACCTAATGTGCATGTTCCTACTACTTCTACTTCTAAGCCTTCTGCAGATCAGATCAGACAAAGTGTCAGACATTCTCTCAAAGACATTCTTATGAGAAG ACTTACAGAATCAAATTTGAAGGTACCAGAGGAAAAAGCAGCAAAAGTTGccacaaaaattgaaaaagagcttttctctttttttcggGACACCGATGCTAAATATAAGAACAAATACAGAAGTTTGATGTTCAATTTGAAAGATCCTAAAAACAAT aTATTATTTAAGAAAGTACTGAAAGGAGAAGTAACCCCTGATCATCTTATAAGAATGAGTCCAGAAGAACTGGCTTCTAAAGAGTTAGCTGCATGGAGGCGGAGAGAAAATAGACAT acCATAGAAATGattgagaaagagcagagagaagtGGAAAGACGACCAATCACAAAAATAACTCATAAAGGTGAAATTGAAATTGAGAGTGATGCTCCAATGAAAGAACAGGAAGCAGCCATGGAGATtcag gaacctaCAAGTAACAAGTCATTGGAAAAGACGGAaggaactgaaaaacaaaaagaagagattGATTCTATGTCCAAAGATACCACTAGTCAACACAGACAACATCTTTTTGATCTGAACTGTAAAATTTGCATAG GTCGAATGGCACCACCTGTAGATGatctttctccaaaaaaagtTAAAGTTGTTGTTGGAGTATCTCGTAAACATTCAGATAATGAAGCAGAAAGTATAGCAGATGCATTGTCTTCAACCTCAAATATTTTGGCTTCTGAATTCTTTGAAGAGGAGAAACAAGAGTCTCCGAAGTCAACATTCTCTCCTGCTCCACG tCCAGAGATGCCTGGAACTGTTGAAGTTGAGTCTACCTTCCTGGCTCGATTGAACTTCATCTGGAAAGGTTTTATCAACATGCCTTCTGTGGCAAAATTTGTTACCAAAGCCTATCCAGTGTCTGGTTCCCCTGATTATTTGACAGAG GATCTACCGGATAGTATTCAAGTAGGTGGCAGGATATCGCCTCAGACAGTTTGGGATTATgttgaaaaaattaaagcatCAGGAACCAAG GAAATTTGTGTCGTTCGCTTCACACCCGTAACTGAAGAAGATCAAATTTCTTATACTTTGCTATTTGCATACTTCAGTAGCAGAAAGCGCTatggagtagctgctaacaacaTGAAGCAGGTTAAAGATATGTACCTTATTCCTTTGGGTGCTGCAGATAAAATTCCACACCCTCTTGTGCCTTTTGATGGACCTG ggCTTGAACTACATAGACCTAATCTGTTGTTGGGCTTAATTATCCGTCAAAAACTGAAGCGGCAACATAGTGCTAGTGCTAGTACTAGTCACACAGTCGAGACTTCTGAAAGTGTACCAATGACTTTGCCACCtgataaaaaaagtaaaatagacgTTTCCACAGAAGAAAcaccagaggaagaaaatgacttttttaattcttttacaaCTGTATTACACAAGCAGAGAAATAAGCCTCAGCAGACTCTTCAGGAAGACCTTCCGACAGTGATTGAACCTTTAGTGGAAGTCACCAAACAGGAGCCACCAAAACCTTTAAGATTCCTTCCTGGGGTATTGATTGGCTGGGAAAATCAACCTTCTACTCTGGAATTAGCAAATAAACCTCTTCCTGTGGATGATATACTTCAGAGCCTTTTGGGCACTACTGGTCAGGTATATGAACAGGCTCAATCAGTGATAGAACAAAACACTCTCAAagaaattccatttataaatgaGCAAGCTGACCCCAAAGCAGAGAAAATAGATAAAGTGGAAATAACTGATGGTGAAACCAAGGAGGTAAAGCTTAAAGTAGATGATCTTTCAGAATCTGCAGGTAATTCAGTAGTAGGAGGAGAAGAAACATCAGTAATGGGGTCTTCTTCCATTTCTCCTGGACCTTTGACAAGTCTTAGCCTCAGAGGTAAGCCACCAGATGTTTCTACAGAAGCATTCTTAACAAATTTATCAATTCAGTCAAAACAGGAGGAGACTGTGGAGAATAAAGAGAGAACATTAAAAAGACAGTTGCTACAAGATCAAGAGAATAATTTGCAAGATAATCGGACTTCAAGTACTAGTTCTCCATGCAGGTCTAATGTAGGAAAAGGAAACGTAGACAGTAATGTCAGTTGCAGTGAAAACCTTGTTGCTAATACAACAAGGTCCCCACAGTTTATCAACCTGAAACGGGATCCTAGACAAGCAGCAGGACGAAGTCAGCAGATAACTGCTTCAGAAAGCAAAGATGGAGATAATTGTCGGAATGGAGAAAAACACACCCTGTCTGGTCTGTCACACAACAAGGAGCACTTAACAGAACAAATCAGTGTAGAGGAAAAGTTGGCTTCTGTAGAGAAAAACTCCTGTGTTCAGCAGGGGAACAGTTCAGCAGTTGCACAGAACTCACCATCAGTAGAAAACATACACGCATCTCAAACAGAACAAGCAAAACCTTTACAGGAGgatattttaatgcaaaatatCGAAACTGTGCACCCATTTCGCAGAGGGTCGACAGCAACATCATCTCATTTTGAAGTTGGAAACACATGTCAGTCGGAGTTTCCTTCTAAAAGCATCAACTTTACTTCCAGAAGCACCAGCCCCAGAACAAGTGCAAACTTTTCACCCATGAGGCCACAGCAGCCTAACCTTCAGCATCTCAAGTCTAGCCCTCCCGGATTTCCATTTCCAGGGCCTCCTAATTTTCCCCCACAAAATATGTTTGGATTTCCACCACATTTGCCACCCCCTTTACTTCCCCCTCCAGGCTTTGGCTTTGCTCAAAATCCCATGGTTCCCTGGCCTCCTGTTGTTCATCTGACAGGCCAGCCACAACGTATGATGGGTCCCCTTTCACAAACATCAAGATATATAGGCCCACAAAATTTTTACCAGGTTAAAGACATTCGAAGACCAGAAAGGCGCCATAGTGACCCTTGGGGTAGGCCAGACCAACAGCAACTGGATAGGCCATTTAATAGGGGGAAAGGGGATCGACAGAGATTTTATAGTGATTCACACCATTTGAAAAGAGAGCGACATGAAAAGGAATGGGAGCAAGAATCTGAAAGGCATAGACGCAGAGACAGAACCCAGGACaaggacagagacagaaaaagcagagaggaagggcacaaagataaagagagggcACGGTTATCACATGGTGATCGAGGAGCAGATGGAAAAGCAAGCCGGGATAGTAGGAATGCAGACAAGAAACCAGATAAACCTAAAAGTGAAGACCATGAAAAGGACAAAGAACGAGAGAAAAGTAAAcatagagaaggagaaaaggacagAGATAGGTACCACAAAGATAGGGATCACATTGACAGAGCTAAAAGCAAAAGGTAA